One part of the Mycobacterium marinum genome encodes these proteins:
- a CDS encoding SRPBCC family protein: MSGRKFSFEVTKTSSAPAATLFRLATDGANWANWAKPIVMQSSWARQGDPAPGGVGAIRKVGMWPMLVQEETVEYEQDRRHVYKMVGSSTPAKDYHGEVVFTPNASGGTDIRWSGSFSEGVRGTGPVMRAALGNAVKFFAGRLVKAAEREASNTG, from the coding sequence ATGTCGGGTCGCAAGTTCTCCTTCGAAGTCACCAAGACCAGTAGCGCGCCTGCCGCGACGCTGTTCCGGCTCGCGACGGACGGCGCCAACTGGGCTAACTGGGCCAAGCCAATCGTCATGCAGTCGAGCTGGGCGCGGCAAGGTGACCCGGCACCGGGCGGTGTCGGGGCGATTCGCAAGGTAGGCATGTGGCCCATGCTCGTGCAGGAGGAGACCGTCGAGTACGAGCAGGACCGCCGCCACGTTTACAAGATGGTTGGGTCTTCGACTCCGGCCAAGGACTATCACGGCGAAGTGGTCTTCACCCCGAACGCATCCGGCGGCACCGACATCCGCTGGAGCGGCTCTTTTTCCGAGGGAGTTCGCGGAACGGGGCCGGTGATGCGTGCGGCGTTGGGCAACGCGGTCAAGTTCTTTGCAGGTCGACTCGTCAAGGCGGCCGAGCGGGAGGCCTCCAACACCGGCTAG
- a CDS encoding LLM class flavin-dependent oxidoreductase, whose amino-acid sequence MAKLRFGYFIAPFHRAGTNPTLALQRDLEFVEHLDALGFDEAWIGEHHSAGSEIISSPEVFIAAAAERTKRIRLGTGVISLAYHNPLWVADRLMLLDHLTHGRVIGGMGPGSLPTDSAMIGLTPTDTRELLETNLDIVVRLLAGQTVTAKTATHQLFDARLQLAPFSEGGIPLAVAAVASPTGARLAGRHGIGLLSIGATLTIEGFDALAHHWGIVEERAAAFGTHADRKNWTLVGPFHIAETDAQARADVKFGIEPWFRYFQKVAAFPQMTMPGEQLDEMIDIINENGAGVIGTPERARAQVQRLWDQSGGFGCMLQMGHEWANPAATRRSAELFAAEVMPHFQGQAQPTLDAAVRAGEVREGLAQTQLQAIDHMTKKYQQELDSK is encoded by the coding sequence ATGGCCAAGCTCAGGTTCGGATATTTCATCGCCCCGTTCCACCGTGCCGGCACCAATCCAACACTGGCCCTACAGCGCGATCTGGAGTTCGTCGAACATCTGGATGCCCTCGGGTTTGATGAGGCCTGGATCGGGGAACATCACTCGGCCGGCAGCGAGATCATCAGTTCACCGGAGGTCTTCATCGCCGCCGCCGCCGAACGGACCAAGCGGATCCGCCTTGGCACGGGGGTCATATCGCTGGCCTATCACAACCCGCTCTGGGTCGCTGACCGGCTGATGCTGCTCGATCATCTCACCCACGGTCGGGTGATCGGAGGCATGGGACCGGGTTCATTGCCCACCGATTCAGCGATGATCGGGCTTACCCCCACCGACACCCGCGAGCTGCTGGAAACCAACCTCGACATCGTCGTCCGGCTGTTGGCTGGGCAAACCGTGACCGCCAAGACCGCAACACATCAACTGTTCGACGCGAGATTGCAGCTTGCGCCCTTCTCGGAAGGAGGGATCCCACTGGCGGTCGCCGCCGTCGCGTCGCCGACCGGTGCGCGGCTGGCCGGCAGGCATGGCATCGGCCTGCTGTCGATCGGAGCGACGCTGACGATCGAGGGCTTCGATGCGCTGGCCCATCACTGGGGCATCGTCGAAGAGCGCGCCGCGGCGTTCGGCACCCACGCCGACCGCAAGAACTGGACCCTGGTCGGGCCGTTTCACATCGCCGAGACCGATGCGCAAGCCCGTGCCGACGTGAAATTCGGCATCGAGCCTTGGTTCCGATATTTCCAAAAAGTTGCCGCGTTCCCCCAGATGACCATGCCTGGAGAACAACTTGACGAGATGATCGACATCATCAACGAGAACGGCGCCGGTGTGATCGGTACCCCGGAGCGGGCGCGGGCACAGGTCCAGCGACTGTGGGATCAATCTGGCGGATTCGGCTGCATGCTGCAGATGGGCCACGAATGGGCAAATCCCGCGGCGACCAGACGTTCCGCCGAGCTGTTCGCCGCCGAAGTGATGCCGCACTTTCAGGGACAAGCCCAGCCCACCCTCGACGCTGCCGTGCGTGCCGGCGAAGTGCGGGAAGGTCTGGCCCAGACGCAGCTGCAGGCCATCGACCACATGACCAAGAAATATCAGCAAGAACTCGACAGCAAGTAG